A single Primulina eburnea isolate SZY01 chromosome 11, ASM2296580v1, whole genome shotgun sequence DNA region contains:
- the LOC140805453 gene encoding uncharacterized protein, giving the protein METLLKRFQPFRPPTLKGIESSVKCESWIDDIEMLFESLDYTDERRVKLIVHQLQDVAKNWWLTTKRALEHRDKGAEFANLRQGKLNIEEYVAKFSTLLRFASHIAGNDKAVADQFISGLNPDIFTLVNTGRPKNFADALNRPKEAEAGLLRQRNTSYVAPTPRPPQPSVQPLPDLRAVAVAAGGKTS; this is encoded by the exons ATGGAGACTTTATTAAAGAGGTTTCAgccattccgaccaccgacatTGAAGGGCATAGAAAGTTCAGTTAAGTGTGAAAGTTGGATCGATGACATCGAGATGCTATTTGAGTCTCTTGACTACACTGACGAACGACGAGTTAAACTTATTGtgcatcaactgcaagacgttgcaaagaattggtggcttACCAcgaagagagcattggagcatcgcG acaagggtgccgaatttgccaatctgaggcagGGAAAACTAAACAtagaagaatatgttgctaagttttctacattgctccgatttgcatCCCACATTGCAGGAAATGACAAAGCCGTTGCGGATCAGTTTATCAGTGgcttgaatccagatatctttactttggtgaataccGGTAGACCCAAaaactttgctgatgctttgaacCGTCCCAAAGAGGCAGAAGCTGGATTGCTGAGACAACGAAACACTTCCTATGTCGCTCCAACTCCTAGACCACCACAACCCTCAGTACAACCCCTTCCAGATTTGAGAGCGGTTGCAGTAGCAGCGGGAGGAAAgaccagttga